One window of the Bos indicus isolate NIAB-ARS_2022 breed Sahiwal x Tharparkar chromosome 15, NIAB-ARS_B.indTharparkar_mat_pri_1.0, whole genome shotgun sequence genome contains the following:
- the LOC139187259 gene encoding olfactory receptor 5T2-like: MKNTTEVTIFVLKGLTDNPEIQFILFFLFLAIYLFTLIGNLGLVILVIGDCRLHNPMYYFLSVLSSVDACYSSVITPKMLVDFLSKNKTILLPECTAQMFLSTTFGTTECFLLAAMAYDRYVAIYNPLLYSASMAPRVYVPLIIASYVGGIMHATVHTVATFSLSFCASNEIRHVFCDIPPLLAISCSDTHTNQLLLFYLVCSIEIVTVLIVLISYGFILLAILRMHSTEGRRKVFSTCGSHLTGVSIFHGTILFMYVRPSSSYALDHDMIVSLFYSVVIPMLNPIIYSLRNKDVKEAMNRRFWKI; encoded by the coding sequence ATGAAGAATACCACTGAAGTTACTATATTTGTACTGAAAGGTCTCACAGATAATCctgaaatacaatttattttattcttcctgtttctAGCAATTTATCTCTTTACTTTGATTGGAAATTTAGGACTAGTTATATTGGTCATTGGGGATTGCCGGCTCCacaaccccatgtactatttTCTGAGTGTGCTGTCATCTGTTGATGCCTGCTATTCTTCAGTAATTACACCAAAAATGTTAGTAGATTTTttgtcaaaaaacaaaaccattttgTTGCCTGAGTGTACAGCACAGATGTTTCTCTCCACTACTTTTGGGACCACAGAATGCTTTCTTCTGGCTGCAATGGCATATGATCGCTACGTGGCCATCTACAACCCCCTCCTGTATTCAGCCAGCATGGCACCCAGAGTCTACGTGCCACTCATCATTGCTTCCTATGTTGGTGGCATCATGCATGCTACTGTACACACAGTGGCTACTTTCAGCCTCTCCTTCTGTGCCTCCAATGAAATCAGACATGTCTTCTGTGACATCCCTCCCCTCCTCGCTATTTCTTGCTCTGACACTCACACAAACCAGCTTCTGCTCTTCTACCTTGTGTGCTCCATTGAGATAGTCACTGTCCTGATTGTCCTGATCTCCTATGGCTTCATTCTGTTGGCCATTCTGAGGATGCATTCCactgaagggagaaggaaagtcTTTTCTACTTGTGGCTCTCACCTGACTGGAGTGTCCATTTTTCATGGGACCATCCTCTTCATGTATGTGAGGCCAAGTTCCAGCTATGCCTTGGACCATGACATGATTGTGTCCCTCTTTTACAGCGTTGTGATTCCCATGCTGAATCCCATCATCTATAGTTTAAGGAATAAAGATGTAAAAGAGGCAATGAATAGAAGGTTCTGGAAAATTTGA